The region CCCGGGCCGGCGAGCAGAGGCAGGAGCGGCCCGGTGGCCGGCGGGTGTCGGTGGGCAGCGGGGGCTCTGCCGGAGgcaccggccccgccgccccgctccgAGCCGGGGACAGCAGCGAGGGCCCCCCTGGGCGGCTGCCGGAGCAGAGGGAGGCCTGGGAGCGCTCGCCGCAGTGGCCGCCGGCTGCGGAGCCCTACCCGCCTGCTGCCCCCGCAGACGGCTCCAACTATTTGGCAATCCCCGAGAGAGCCCCCAAATCCACGCCGATGCCGAAGCTGTCCTCGGTCCCCAACCCAGGCAGCGCATCCTTTGGGACCCCCCTTTGTCCCCAGTCTGGCCAATGCCTCTTTTGGGGCTCCCTCAGCCCCCAACCCAGCCAGTGCATCCTTTGGGACTTCCATGGTCACCAACGTGACCAGCTCATCCTTTGGCTTCCCCtcagcctccagcctggccaGCGCATCATTTGGGACCCCCCTGGTTTCCAGCTCCAACAAGTCTTTTGGGGCCGCTCTGGTCCCCAACCTGTGCAGCGCATCCTTTGGGTCGCCTTTGGTCCCCAATCCAACCACCGTGACCTTTGGGTCCCCAGTGGTTCCCAATCTGTCCACTGCATCCTTTGTGTCCCCACGGGTCCCCAATCCATCCAGCGTGACCTTTGGGTCCCCAGTGGTTCCTAATCCGTCCACTGCATCCTTTGGGTCGCCTTTGGTCCCCAATCCATCCAGTGCATCCTTTGGGAACTCCTTGGTCCCCAATCCATCCAGTGCATCTTTTGGGTCCCCACTGGTCCCCAATCTATCCAGCGTGGCCTTTGAGTCACCTTTGGTCCCCAATCCACCCAGTGCATCCTTTGGGAACCCTTTGGTCCCTAATCCATCCACTGCATCTTTTGGGTCGCCTTTGGTCCCCAATCCATCCAGTGCATCCTTTGGGTCCCCACCGGTCCCAAATCCATCCAGTGCATCCTTTGGGAACCCTTTGGTCCCCAATCCATCCAGTGCATCTTTTGGGTCCCCACCGGTCCCAAATCCATCCAGTGCATCCTTTGGGTCCCCACTGGTCCCAAATCCATCCAGCGTAACCTTTGGGACCTCAATGGTCCCCAATCCATCCAGTGCATCCTTTGGGTCCCCACCGGTCCCAAATCCATCCAGTGCATCCTTTGGGTCCCCACCGGTCCCAAATCCATCCAGTGCATCCTTTGGGTCCCCACTGGTCCCAAATCCATCCAGCGTAACCTTTGGGACCTCAATGGTCCACAATCCATCCAATGCATCCTTTGGGTCCCCACTGGTCCCCAGTCCATCTAGTGCATCCTTTGGGAACCCCCTGAtccccagggcaggcagctcaTCCTTTGGGTCCCCCTTGGTCAGCAACCCAGTCCCCACTTCCCTTGGGCATCCATCGGTCTCCAACGTGGCTGGCTCTTTCTTTGGATCCCCGTTTTTCCCCAGCCCGGCCAGCGCTCCTCTGGGACCTGGTGCCTATCCCCTTCCTGGTGGGGAAGTGCCCTGGAGCAAGCCCGGCCCTGAGCCCCCCCTGCCCCGACCCCCCGAGGGCCCGGCTGCCGCGGAGCCCCAAGCCCAGCCCCGCCTGGAGGATGCTCCTCCTTTCCTCAGTAGGACCGATGGCCCCTCGCCGAGCGGGAGGAGCAGGCAAAGCCCACCCAAGCCCTTctccgccccgccgcccgcccagCGGAGGATGCTCGTGGATCCCAGCAGCGGGAAGTGCTACTACATGGAGCCGCCGCGGCAGCCCCAGATGAAAACGCTCTACGATCCCGAGACCGGGCAGTACCTGGAGGTGCTGGTCCCGCCGGTGGCATCGCACACCGGGCTCTACCAGGCACCTTTCAACCCCCTGGTCGTGCCCCCGGGAGTCTACGGCTCACCCTACGCACCGTGCGGCGGCTTCCCggggctcccggccccgccgccctccgCCCCCTCGCCGCCGCACCCCTCTCTGCCGGCTGCCGACAACCCCGGGCCCGCCGGCTCTGCTCCCAAGGGCGAGGGGCCGTCCCCTGCCGGGGGCCCCGACTGCGGCTACCTGGAGAGCCTGTACTACATCCCCACGGGGATGCGGGCCAGCCCCGGGCCCGAGCAGCCCCCGGCCCGCGCCAGCCCTGCCGCGCCCGAGGGCTCTCTGCTCCGGATGTGACCCGAGGGATGTCCCTCCCCACGGCCGGGCTTAGCCAAAGTCGACATCGCCCCCCGGCTCGGGAGAGGCCCCTGCCCAGCGCTGAGTGGGCAAAGCGCCCGGGGTGGCGGGCACTGGTTGGGCTTCACCGGCTTCTCATGGAAACGGGGACAAAAGGGGGATTTTCCTGCGGGAGCACCTGGCAGCCCTAGGGGGACATGGAGCTGTGGGCCAGCAAAGGGAGACCTGCTTCCCCCTGTCCTGCCAGTACCATCCCAAGAGTCACCCGGGCTGGTTTGCACAGGGGGGTGAGGGCACCCCACCCCCAGCCACGGCTGCAGCACAGACATCCCAAAATAGTAATAAAACTGCTGAAATCTGCTTTAAATCTGCTTATTCATCCAGTGCCCGTGTGGTCTGTAAAGGGAGGCGAGGGCTTGAGGCACTCGGAACCTGCAGTCCTTCTGTCTGTCTTGGAGCATCCCCCAGATAAATCccagtccctgggagcaggaagggacTCTGCAGCGAGCCCTAAACCCCAAactccaaaccccaaaccccagcctgAGCGTCAAACCACAACCATGAGCCCCAAACCCTGGTCCTTAACCCCAAATCTCAGCTCTAAACCCCAAATCCTAGCCCTGAGCCCCAAACCCCcatgcagccccagcccctgtaGGCCCACACCATCCCAGGAAGGAGTTAGGCTGAGGAGAAGGGATCAGGCGTTACAGGACTGAGTTACAGCAAAAACCTCCTGCACAGGAGGCACTCGGTCGGGGACACCCCATGCGCACCCCCTTCCTGCCGCGGCGCTCGGCTCGGACGGGCCGCCCCAGCCGGATGCAGGTGTGTGCCGGCCACGCCTCAGCGCCGCTCGCCATCCCCGGGGGTTTGTAGCCCGCCCCGAGGGTTTATAGCCCGCCCCGGGGGTTTGTAGCCCGCCCCGGGGGTTTGTAGCCCGCCCCGAGGGTTTGTAGCCCGCCCCGGAGGTTTATAGCCCGCCCCGGGGGTTTATAGCCCGCCCCGAGGGTTTGTAGCCCGCCCCGGGGGTTTGTAGCCCGCCCCGGGGGTTTGTAGCCCGCCCCGGGGGTTTGTAGCCCGCCCCGGGGGTTTGTAGCCCGCCCCGGGGGTTTGTAGCCACCCCACGTCTCCTCCCGGCACTTTGGGAGCGGCAGGATGCGGGCGGCGCTGGCAGCGTGGCTGgtgctgagcctgagcctgcTGGGGGGGACAGGGGCCGGGGACATGTGCGGGGACCCCCCCCCAGCTCCGTCCCGCTCGGTGCCCGCGCCCCAGCTCAGCGCCGAGGAGCGGCTCTCGCCCCACATGCCCGAATCCCTGCGCTGCGACGCCTGCCACGCCATCGCCTTCCAGGTGGGGACCGGGGACACGGCACCCCAAAAGCGGCCGTGAGAACCCTTGTGGGGAAGCTTCAGCCtcgggagatgctgctgctcccctggggcAGGCTACTGACGGATTTTCCCCACGGGCTCCTCAGAAAAGCCTTTTGGGGCTCCTCGTGGACTGCTAATCCATGCAGAAGTGCTTCCGCTGCCAGGGCCCCGCAGAGGGGcgtgcagcccccagccccgctcggGAGCAGGGGCACGGGCACGCTGCCACCCTCAGTGCCCGGGCTGTGCTTTTTCACCCCAGATTGAGGAGCAGCTGCGCAAGGCAGAAGGGAAGGCGGGCAAGAAGGCTCTGAAGGAGTCGGACTACTTAGAggtgctggagaggagctgctcaCAGGACTGGGAGAGGTGAGCGGGGTGTCCCTGAGATGGGGGTGCCCCCGGGATCAGGGAGTCCCCAGGGATCAGAGCGTCCAGGGGGAGTCCCCAGCGACCATTTTCCCTCCAACCCCGCTGTGCCCGCAGTTAcggggtgctggagctggacGGGGAGAAGCGGCTgtcggggccggggctgccgaggcagcagcccctgagcGTGCTGGTGTCGGGGGGACCGTGGCCGAGCAGGTGAGTCGGGGTTCGGCGGCGCAGGGGGTCGGGCACCGTCCTGTCGCCGCCAGGTGACTACGGCGGCTCCTCGCAGGCTCTCCAAGCTGTGCCACGGCTACGTGGGCGAGCAGGGCGAGGCGCACATCTACAGCGCGCaccggcggggcccggccgcgctgcgacagctgctgtgccacggCGACAAGGGACCCTGCGCCGGCCGCAAGGACCGCCCGGACCCCCCCAAGGCGCTGCAGAACGAGCTCTAGCCCGGAGCGGTTAATGCTTAATGCCCCGATGACCTTCGGAACCGACTTCGTCCCCAGCGGGAGCCGACACGTGCCGGGAGGAGGGCGCCTTCCCGGTGTCGCCTGTCACCGACGTCGCCGCTGTCGCTCGAcgcccggcccggccgtgcCGGCAGCGGCCCCGACTCCGTCCGGGCGAGCTGGGAATTACTCTGTAACCCGCGGGCTCTAATGTTTCACTCCGGCGCTGCTCCGGGCGGGTGTAGCCCCAATTAAAGCAGTTAATAGCTGATCCGTGCCGGGGCTGCGCTCGCCGGTTTCACAACCCGCAGCCAATGGCCGCcgtcccgcccgccgcccctGCCACCGCCACCGCCCGGCCGGTGACTAAAGTCCTTCCCACGGCCATAAAACCCCCCGAGCAGGGACATCGCCGCCGGGACCACGTCGCCGGAGGATGGGGACCCGCTCGGGAGACCTGGCTCAGCCCCAGGTGATCGCAGGCGccgtccctgtcccccatcCCTTCCTCGGTGTCATCCCAGGGCGGTGGGGAGGGAGGCGGTGGCCCGGGACACTGACCCCAGCCATGGCCAGCTCAGGGTCGGGATGCCCTGGTGCTGGCAAAGGCCGGGGTGAGCCTGGGGCCTGCGGTGGATCCCGGGACCAGGGGCACGCTGGAATGCTGCGGCTGGGACCGGCTGCGCCACCTTTTCcatcagctgcaggagggattCCCCTCCACACTTTCCAGGAACAAAATATCGCGTAGGGACCGGCGGGTTTGGGAGCCCAGACCTCTCTTGGGGGTCAGAGCGGCCATGGGCTGGGAAATACGCTGGGCCACGGCCCGGTGTCACCCGCGTCcctcagagcagagcccagccccttTCCCGTGGGACACCTGGGGCCGCTCTGACCCAGCTCCCGCCTCGTCCTCACTGCCAGAATGGGAATTTGGCTCCGGCCCCCACGGGCTCCCCGCACAcccctgggaaggagctgcctgCGGCGGGCAGGGTGAGTACCGGGGCACCCCGCGGGCGGCACTCGCCCCAAATCCATCCGTGACACACCTGAGATGGAGACCGGCCAGCCGGGACCCCTCCCGTCCCTGCGGGCACAGGGGCTCCCACGGGACAGGCTGGGGTGCCCGGCCCCGCACGCAGCCCAGGGTGAgacaggctgagctgtgccccACGGCAGGATCCCGGGGCGGGCACCAGGCCCCCCCGGCCGGAGGTGGACATGCTCTACAGGATCGAGGACGTGCCCCCCTGGTACCTCTGCATCCTGCTCGGCTTCCAGGTACAGCCTGGAAAGCGCCAGACCCCAAATCCCCGTTCCCCGCGGCGtggggcacccccagcccccctgAGCGCCCCCTTTGCCCCCCAGCACTACCTGACCTGCTTCAGCGGCACCATCGCCGTCCCCTTCCTGCTGGCCGAGAGCCTGTGCGTGGGCAAGGACCAGCTCACCGTCAGCTACCTCATCGGCACCATCTTCACCTGCGTGGGCATCACCACGCTCATCCAGACCACCGTGGGCATCAGGTAGAGCCGCGGCCCCGGCAGgcgcccctgcccagccccgggccCGGGCGCAGgcatccctctgtccccccaggctgcccctCTTCCAGGCGAGCGCGCTGGCTTTCCTCGTCCCCGCCAAGTCCATCCTGGCCCTGGACAAGTGGCGATGCCCACCTGAAGGTGAGGGCaggggggtgcagggggtgtCCGGCTTCTCCCCGCCCCCCGGGACCACCTCACAGCCCTTCCTCCCTAGAGCAGATCTACGGCAACTGGTCACTGCCGCTCAACACGTCCCACATCTGGCAGCCCCGCATGCGAGAGGTACATCCTGCCACCGTCCTGCCACCGTCCTGCCACCGCCCCCGCGGCACCCAGGCTCCCCGGCAGGCTGCTGACgccctctcctgcccctctctgtGCCCTGCAGATCCAGGGGGCCATCATGGTGTCCAGCCTGGTGGAAGTGGTCATCgggctgctggggctccccGGGGCACTGCTCAGCTACATCGGGCCGCTGACCGTCACCCCCACGGTGTCCCTCATCGGACTGTCCGTTTTCCAGGCGGCTGGTGACCGGGCTGGCTCCCACTGGGGCATCTCTGCGCTGTAcgacatggggacacgggggacaggAGGGCAGGGTCGTCCAGCACGGAGCCAGGAGGATGTCAGGGGCACGGGGGATTCCATCTGTCTCTCTCCCCAGGACCATCTTCCTGATTGTCCTGTTTGCCCAGTACCTGCGGCAGGTCGCCATCATCCTGCCCGGCTACCGGCGGGGCCACGGCTTTGTCCTGCTCCGCATCCAGATCTTCAAGATGTTCCCGGTAGGGACTGGCTGAGAGCACCCCGGGGCGGCCCCAAACCCCCGCTTTGCCCGCACGTGGGCTCGGCGGCGGTGCGGGAGGGACCCGGTGTGTGCCCCGCAGATCATCCTGGCCATCCTGCTGGTGTGGCTGATCTGCTACGTGCTGACCCGCACCGGAGTGTTCCCCAGCCGGCCCGAGGAGTACGGCTACAAGGCCAGGACGGACGCCCGCGGGGAGATCCTGTCCGTGGCACCCTGGTTCCGCGTCCCCTACCCCTGTGAGTGCCCGGCAGCCCCGCGGTGCCCTGGGCCCCCCTTAGCCCTGGGGGATGTGGGGACCTGGTGCAGCATCACCGGGGCTGGGGAGCACCGGCTGGGGGGTGCTGGTGTGTCCCCAACCCTGTGACCCGCTCTTGGCCCGGGCAGGCCAGTGGGGGCTGCCCACGGTGACCTCAGCAGCCGTGCTGGGCATGTTCAGCGCCACGCTGGCGGGCATCATCGAGTCCATCGGGGACTACTACTCCTGTGCCCGGCTGGCAGgagcgccgccgccccccgtGCACGCCATTAACAGGTACAACCGGCTGTTCCCCCCTCCCTGGTACCTCGCTGGAGACGGGTCAGGGATGCTGCGGGAGAGCGGGAGGGGCACCAGCCCGACCGTGCTGTTCCCCAGGGGCATTTTCACCGAGGGCATCTCCTGCATCATCGCGGGGCTCCTGGGAACCGGCAACGGCTCCACGTCCTCCAGCCCCAACATCGGCGTCCTGGGCATCACCAAGGTACCGGGGCCGGGGAGGGGTCCCGGCTCGGCCGGGGGCCCACGGGCACTGTCACCCGCTGTCGGTGTCTCTGTGCaggtggggagcaggagggtgaTCCAGTACGGCGCCGGGATCATGCTCCTGCTGGGCACCATCGGCAAATTCACGGCGCTCTTCGCCTCCCTGCCCGACCCCGTGCTCGGCGGGATGTTCTGCACCTTATTCGGTAACTGCCTCTCCCAAACCCGGAGCGCTGCTCTCGGCAGCCCCGGGCCACCTCCCCGCAGCTCCGGGGCCTGGTGAGCCCAAGGGTGCAGGGCGGGGTTTGGGAGGAACGGGGGCTCCTCGCACCCTCACCGCGGCTGGGGCAGCCCCCGATGCCCGGCCAAGCGCGGGCACCTCCGCCTGCATCGCCGCGTCTCTGCCGGCAGGGATGATCACGGCCGTCGGCCTCTCCAACCTGCAGTTCGTGGACATGAACTCCTCCCGAAACCTCTTCGTGCTGGGCTTTGCCATGTTCTTCGGGCTGACGCTGCCAAACTACCTGGATTCCCACCCCGGGGCCATTAACACAGGTACCGCCCGCCGCGAAAAGCCGCAGTTGCGGGAGtttggggagagaggagggcaGATCTCCTGGCGCTCGCCCACCCCGGGGGAAGCAGCGGGGAAATCCGGCTCCTCACCGCACCCCCGGCTCCGTCCCCCGCCCTCGCAGGCGTCCCCGAGCTGGACCAGATCCTGACGGTGCTGCTGACCACGGAGATGTTCGTCGGGGGCACCATTGCCTTCGTCCTGGACAACACCATCCCGGGTAACGGCAGCACACGGGTCGGAGAGGGGGCAGCGAGGGCCCGGGGCGGGTTCCTGTTGATTCAGAGCTGCCTGAGGGGATGGCAGGGCCGGGGGGTGACGCCGGACATCCCGCAGGGACGCAGGAGGAGCGAGGGCTGGTGCAGTGGAAGGCGGGAGCGCACTCGGACAGCACGAGCAGCGCCAGCCTGAGGAGCTACGACTTCCCCTTGGGCATGGGCGCGGTGCGGAGGAGCCGCTGGCTGAGGAAGGTGCCCATCTGCCCGGCGTTCACCGGGTTCAGGGCCCGGGCCGGGGGCACGGCGGCCGCAGAGGGCCCTGACGGCACGGACGGGGGCTCGGCGTGCACCAAGGTCTGAGCGAGGGGAGGGTCCGGGCAGGTGCCGCCCCACGCCGGAGGAGCCGAGCCGAGCTCCCGCGGGGCCGTCGGGGTTCGGTAGCGCCCGCCAAGGCCGAAGCCAAGGCTCGAAGGCGGGGCTAGGGAAACGCGACGCTGCTCTCGGGGGACATCCCAAGCTCCGGGGCACCGCCACCCCGTGCCGTGCTCCACCTGAAGCTTTGGCTGGCCGAGGCTCGTCCAGCGCTGGCTGGAGCCCATCTGCCGCATCGGAGCCAGCCAGAGCCCCGGGGCCACAAACTCCCACCCAGGGTCACGGATTCTCACGCTGTGCCCTCGGCTCCGGCACGGTGACCCAGCAGCTGGCACGGGCTCTGCGGGGGGCAGCGTCCAGACCAGCGTTAGGATGCTAAATTTAAGACGACAcattaaaaatgataaaatattcaAGTGCACGTGCCTCACCAGtatctctgctgcctcctgcaccGTTCCCTCGTCCTTTGAGCACTGAAAAGGCGTCAGCATCTTTAACCGTACTCCTCCTGGGCTGCCAGACACGGAGACACCCTGGATTTTTTCCAGGCGGGTTCTGCCTGaacctgctgctgtggaagagGCAGCTCAGCGCAAGCCCTTGGCAAACCCATCCTGCCCCCGGAGCTCTGGAGCGCCAGCTCTGTCCTGGccgtgctgctggcactgccccgTGCCACCAGGGTGCTCTCAGCTGTGCACACAGAGGTGGCTGACCCCCAGCGCAGCGGGGTCAGGCCAGTCCTGGGCCTGGAATTCGCACCAAAGTTGAGCTGAGGCAACATTGCACAACCCTGTCACAGCCCGGGGTGGCACCTTCACGCACTCGCTCCCCAGCATGAGCAGGGAGAGAAGTGAGAAAATCTGTTAAAAGTGAagatgagggaaagaaaaacaccccAAGTTAAAATAAACCCCAAGGGATGCAAATCCAACCCCTCCCCACTGCCCACGAGCACCAGCCAGGCTCTGAGCCCCCTCTGCCCTGGTGCTGGTGCCGAGCATGGTGTCACAGTGTGTCTCACCTCTCTGGCCATTTCCTTGTCCTCCAGCCCATGCtccggggctggagcaggactgAGAGGTAGCccaggggcagtgccagggctgctcagcacTGGGTGCCACCGGCTCTGCCGCAGTCACACCCCAAAGCCAGCggggctgccagggccagcCCCTCCCTGATGAACATCCCAGGACTACGGGAtacaggagagggagaaacccagctccaggagagcagccacGGCCAGGCCGGCTGCTCCACACGCCGGCTGC is a window of Hirundo rustica isolate bHirRus1 chromosome 14, bHirRus1.pri.v3, whole genome shotgun sequence DNA encoding:
- the MZB1 gene encoding marginal zone B- and B1-cell-specific protein, which encodes MRAALAAWLVLSLSLLGGTGAGDMCGDPPPAPSRSVPAPQLSAEERLSPHMPESLRCDACHAIAFQIEEQLRKAEGKAGKKALKESDYLEVLERSCSQDWESYGVLELDGEKRLSGPGLPRQQPLSVLVSGGPWPSRLSKLCHGYVGEQGEAHIYSAHRRGPAALRQLLCHGDKGPCAGRKDRPDPPKALQNEL
- the SLC23A1 gene encoding LOW QUALITY PROTEIN: solute carrier family 23 member 1 (The sequence of the model RefSeq protein was modified relative to this genomic sequence to represent the inferred CDS: inserted 1 base in 1 codon); the protein is MAAVPPAAPATATARPVTKVLPTAIKPPXAGTSPPGPRRRRMGTRSGDLAQPQNGNLAPAPTGSPHTPGKELPAAGRDPGAGTRPPRPEVDMLYRIEDVPPWYLCILLGFQHYLTCFSGTIAVPFLLAESLCVGKDQLTVSYLIGTIFTCVGITTLIQTTVGIRLPLFQASALAFLVPAKSILALDKWRCPPEEQIYGNWSLPLNTSHIWQPRMREIQGAIMVSSLVEVVIGLLGLPGALLSYIGPLTVTPTVSLIGLSVFQAAGDRAGSHWGISALTIFLIVLFAQYLRQVAIILPGYRRGHGFVLLRIQIFKMFPIILAILLVWLICYVLTRTGVFPSRPEEYGYKARTDARGEILSVAPWFRVPYPCQWGLPTVTSAAVLGMFSATLAGIIESIGDYYSCARLAGAPPPPVHAINRGIFTEGISCIIAGLLGTGNGSTSSSPNIGVLGITKVGSRRVIQYGAGIMLLLGTIGKFTALFASLPDPVLGGMFCTLFGMITAVGLSNLQFVDMNSSRNLFVLGFAMFFGLTLPNYLDSHPGAINTGVPELDQILTVLLTTEMFVGGTIAFVLDNTIPGTQEERGLVQWKAGAHSDSTSSASLRSYDFPLGMGAVRRSRWLRKVPICPAFTGFRARAGGTAAAEGPDGTDGGSACTKV